gggcgctgcggcgctagacggagcctggcctggcctggccaggtgccgccgtgctttcggcgcgcgccgccgtggccgccatggttgcGCCAGTCGTCTGCTCGCTCCAGGTACACGCCTCCTCCGATCCCCTCCTCTCTCTCATTCTTgcctgctcttcttcttcctccagtagCTCTGGCCATGGCCCTCCTCCTGTTGGAGATGCCGCCATGCCATGCTGCCACTGCTGCTGCTCTTACTGCGCTGCTTGCCATGACCACAGCTTCTGTGGCCATGCCAGTGCTTATGCTGCTGCTCTACTCTCCATGGCCTAGCTTAGGCTGTGCTATCTTTGTTATGCATGCCTCTGTGCAGTAATTCTAAATCCATGTGCTTGCTTAAGCTAGCATTTCTTGCTTGAAACTATCCCTGTGACTATGTTCTTGATGCTACTACTGCTAGATCCTCAAGTGTATTTAATTCCTTGCTCTGGCTTAATTACTGTGTGTAATTCTTGCCATtttgcaagagccagtgctcCTGGTGTGCTATCCCTTGTGCTATAATACATGGAAATGCTCAGTAGAATCTGTTTGTTGGCTAGGCAGCACCATCCAGTGATGGTGTGCTGTTTGGATATAATTGGGGTTAGCTCATttgcttatctgtgatgcaattcatTATGTAATGTGTCTGTTTAATTTTATATGGTCAATGTGATGCTAGACTTGGGTGctagcatgctttagcaagctctggtgatccaaTGATCATCAGCTGCTTGATTGTTGCTTGCTTTACTTACTGCCTATGCCTGTCTGGCTTATTCTGGTGACTGTGcatcaccatgccttgtgctggtgtgtgctgtggttggctcaagcaattgctgttgcttgcagtgatcaattggatcatgtgcaagtgttccagttactggtgatctatgactttcatttatctgtatagcttgtccttgtttattggataagtgagatgaactgcttgcagtgatgactcttataattagtttgattgagctagagggatgccaacattagttagggaccctagctccactttgaacccaacctgggtgatgatatttgtgcttggcttggtgatttggctgttttagtggttgaggtgaccctggcagtaatcatatgctgccctagggtagctcccctcttgttggcttgctgtggctcactaaatgctttctgggtgatccatttattggattgccagtagcccttgatgttgaaatcaaatagaaaaggatttgtctatgtctgatggcctgaatagctgtaggtgctaagtgtgtagctaggctagcttgtgctctcatctcttgctggatttcttcagttatgcattgattgtcatagctgttgttcccattagatgatttaccagtggccttactgctcttgcttgcaccatatggcttagtagccagatgatgacacaaattgggtatcacacccttttgcttgtgtgtgattggtgcatatgcttatatatgaacaaaaccatctggtttgttcatgatgatttgtatacctcactccagctcctagaatttgatgttggtgtagaggttttgcttctggtggtttgtttggcttgccctgctcctccctgtggcttgatgcttcttggttatgtgttgtggtggtgaaactgtgttgaacagcagtggctgttcaagctgttcttgtgttcttgtgttcttctgACTTACTCTGTGAGGCTGCTGTCGatggaatgagctagggtttgcttcAGGAAACCCTTTATACTTGCCCTCTCTCTTTCCTTCATGGTCGACAGCCTTGCTGTACTCCTCCCCTGGTCACTGAGTGTGTGTAGAGCATGCAGCAACCCTggtgtgctgttgagcatgcacaccagcCTTGTGtactgcctggttgtgtgtgtgtgcaagtccagcttgggacttgtgctgtGGAGAGATCAGCTTCGGCAGTGTTGAGCATATCTGCTCAATTtcctttctttctaacctgccaagtggctatgccacttggcataacacttgttttattttctttgtgtttgtgtgcagggatcaagttgatgctcaagatgaactcaagatcttaaagaattcatgaagatcacaatgtagtttaggtcatttaaatatcttgaaattttcctttttctttttgcatttattcatttcatgtaatgtgttgtaatttcttaattcaattctgaatattgtaaagacaatgtattatgtgtgtgattatcaataaagctcaagttttccttaatgagcttaatgtaattgttgtattacttatattcttgcttaatgataattgtttgttaaattatctcaattttgaattatttgataatcatttgatgtttgaatttgaaattcaaattcaaatttgatttgaatttattcaaacaacttaacttataattcaatcatgcaacttaagatttcaatgcaatatcacttctctcttctcaaaaccctaatttagataagtaggaacaagttcatcgcactctcgaaaccctaaccctgtaggatgtcgagagagaaacctgtccccctttgatgcaatttttgttttaaaagcgcgaatttccccgtaatttaccatgcaatgcacatccctttctaaatctacccctcgatcgcctcTAAACCTGTTACATTACAAAAAAGCAGAAAAGTACCCTAACTTCGGTGCAAACGGCGGCACGAATTCGGTGTCGGAGACAAAGAAAACAAGATCCTTCTCTAGAGGACGGCGAGGGTACGGTACCGTACTAGAAGGATTCTATTGGTGGGTAGATATGCGTCCCCATCGACGCTAATGTCGAAAGTGGGGATGTGGATTTTGGGTGGGGGTAATGTAGGAGGTGACCGAATGGATGAGGTCACACCTAGCTTTGCCGCGAAAATACCATTGGGATTTCATGGTCTCCCGCCATATCGCGCCAAGGTCCCGCACGGATGGCGTTCTCGCTTTTCAAACATATGGGGCCTCGCCTTTTAAATATTTCCGATTCAGCAGTCCCTGCAGGCCTACCCCAAGAGTACTTTAAGAACCATGCGGTCCACAACGCAAACCCTTGCAGCCATCCAATCACGTGGTTTTTTGCATCACGTGGGAATGTTTGGGGAGATGCGGCCTACTAAACACACCCTAGTTTTTAGAGAAGATTTCACGTAATATTTAGTCCCAAACGTTTAGCGGAAAAGTCTAGTGCGCTCAATATTAAAGAACCATACAATGTTGGATAGAGCTCTCTAACCAGTTATAACTTTTGGACCTTCTGGTATGTTTCTTTTTTCTCTCATTAGTGCATATAGAATTCGATTCATTGAGAGTAGCACCACCGGCGTCCCAAAAGAGTGTCCCACAACAATGTCAGCCAAGACCTTTTGGGGGCACCAACACTCGTTGCCGCCTTATTGGGGGCGTTCGCCCACAATAGCGCCCCAAGTAGGCCAACCCAATTGGAGTATTTTATCCATTTTTGGAAATCGATGATATTTTTAGATGAAAATACAACCATATTTTACCGAATATTATTTCATACACCAACTCAAATCATTTCATCTAAAAATAGACAAGTGCTTGATTTTTTGGAGCCAAAAATGCTTACCATCTCACTCTTCGCAAATTTGATTGATCATTTACATCTTATTCTTATTCACATCACTATTCTTAATAAAAAATTTGGAGCCACAAATGATTACCATCTCATTCTTCACAAAATAGAcaacctcttcctcttcttcagcaTTTTTCCCCTTTCCCCATCTCAGCTTTTTGCCCCTTTCCCCATCTCATTTCTTGGAGCCACAAATGCTTACCATcttattcttcttattcttcgcaaATTTCATTGATCATTTACATCTTATTCTCATTCTTATTCACATCACTATGTTTGATCATTTTTTAGATGATTAATCATTTTTTGGAGCGACAAATGCTTACCATCTCACTCTTCGCAAAATAGAtaacatcttcctcttcttcagccTTTCCCCCGTTTCCCCATCTcatttcttcttctcctctctgaGTAGGTCCCCTTCATATTTCTCAAATCaatccgagctttctcctcacaaCTCTCTTGCATACCCATATGTCGATATCTAGTGTATCACATGTGCCGGTGTTCCTAAGCCCATCCCTATGGGTTGGGCCGGCATGGGACTTCGGAAAGTTTTTTTTTGAGGGCaaccacatatttcattaatTAAAAATCAAGTTATATGAAGCAACACATGTGGAAAATTAAAATACAAACGAAGATAAAATGATTATCCTGAATCTGTAGATAAAATATTGAAAGATCATGAAATACAACACAATCTCTAGGGTTTCGTGCAACTACCGTAGTCAGCGGCCGCCGCCCAATTCCAGCGCTGCCAAGATGGACATAGGAACAGATGACGAGCCTCCACCATTGCAAGATCCAAAAAAGCACCATAGCTAATGaggctttgtgagtcgatgaacaTGCATGATGCAAGCAGCGAGGCATATGTCATTGTGGCACGTCGACCGGGGTATGTCCTTTTGTTGTCCTGGACCAAGACACGCTACATCCCATCGACGAAGTCGGAGGCATATCCACCACTTCCGTACCAACATCTTCGCTCCAGAAGAACCACCTTGCTCTGGTCGCTAGGGTCGTCGCGTATAACAACGAACGTCAACGACAGACCGAGAAACTTATCTCGCCAGAGTTCAAGAACGACGAGAAGATCAAACTGTCGATCTCAAGGACCGATTAGGGCACGTTGCCATCAACTCCGAGATGCCTCCCCAAAAGGTCATCGTCGGTGTACGGGGGTAGAGTTGATGCATATTTATTAGCCCGGAGGccgctcccaccaccccaacAACGCACCACAACACACAAAACCAAACACAAAGTATTTGAATTATCCTCACCGAAAGTAATTTAGAGCTGTCAATAAGCGACACGGATTTGGTGAACATGGGTGTAGGCGGCGCCCGTTTCTCAAATAGTAAAAAAATACTATTTCAAAGTTTTAGAAAATTTAAAATAATGCATGTATGTATATATTACGTTGATACTTATTTGTGCAAATTTTCATGGAAAGATATAACCATATGTGGCCTACACAAAAAAGAGAAAATGAAAATTTGTATTACTTTGAACAGTATAAATCTAAGCATTATAGTGTTATTTGTACATTTTCTCGTTTTCATTTAGGCAACATATACTCGTATTTTTGTGCAAAAACTTACATGAGTAATCAAGATAATATGTTTATGCAAAATATTATTTTAATTATTTAAATATTTTAAATataatttttaaatttttgaataAGCGCGTGCGGTATATCCAGATTCCATTAAAAAAAATTAGGGGAGCCCCAAGTTCCATTTAGGTATTTCCGCCTATGGCCTTATACACACCACCCGTCACATTATAAAAGTTGACCATGTTTAAAATTATTACTCTTAATACTAAGGAGGGGATGACTAAAGCTAGGCTTGCCACCAGAGTGAAATCAGTGAAATCGTAACAAGGTAGCCGTTTTAGAGCCTATTTTTAAGCGGTCGGCCCCTTCTGCACAGAGTTAGGCCCAGTTCTTGTAGGCTCTGGCTTGTGCATAAGCCACCCCGGCTTGAGCTGTCCAGAGAAACCGTAGTGGAAATAAGCTTGGGAGAAACTGCAACACAGTTCTTTTTAGCTTCCACTATAATGCATACTGAAAAGTCTATAATGCCCCTTGAATGATTTGTGCTTTGTTCAACAAAAAATTGCAATCTGTACTACGAATCGAAATAAAACTGGAGCACTACCTTTATGCATTTCTGAGCTAGCCGTGTCTTCCTGAATGATATCGCTTGTGCAGCAGGAGCAACACAGGAACTTACCCTGCATTATGTTTGTGCATCTCTGAACTCCATTGCAGTACGTTTGTGCATATCTGAACCATCACCGTTGAACTTGCTCGCATCACAGGGAGAAGTCGGGACAGGAGGAGATCTGGCCGGAGGCTGCAGCAGATCGCTCGACTTTCTTCCATTGGCCGGTGGCTTAATGAGGTTCACGACAGGGAGAAGCAAGTGGTTGTTGGTCAGCCGCTACAGATCGAGCCCAGGCTAGCGAGCTCGAATCCTCTCGATCTGGATCGACGGGCTTGTGGGGAGGCCGCGGGCAATCCTTCTGCCATGGAATGTGACCGGGGGCGGTAGGGGAAGCTTTTGGCGGCGTGGGGTTGTGGCGTTCGGCAGCTGGAGttggccatggcggcggtggCAGACGGGTGCGAGGCTGCATGCAGAAGAGGAGATTCGTGTTTGTTCGGTTCAATCAATCGAGAAGGTCCCTGCAACACGGTGGCATTTCGTAAATAATATGATAAACAGGGCTATACATATATACCACTTCGGCTAGAGCTCGGGAAGCTGGGGTTCCCCAATCGTAAAGGAATCGGTTAAACTGGCTGCTAGGAGAAACGGCTTAAATTTGAGTTCTTTTCGGCTTAAGCTTCAAAAGAAGTGGGTCGAGTCGAATTATCCCGGAGACCCGTAGCCCGTGCCCGTTTAAAACCGCGTGGTGGCGCCAGGCAACTTGCAAAAAAGGGTAACAAATTTACCAAAATCCCCTGGTCCATTTCGTATTTGTATTCATCACCACCTCGCGCCTCCCCTGTTTTACCTCTGCTCTCCCTCCCATCTCCTCAGCGCGGCGGCTGCGGTGTGCGGTGGTTCTACCCAAGAAATTAAACCCAAACATCGCCGCCGACCACCTGGCATCTATCTTCGAAGGAAGAAGCAGCCTCATGGAGGTCGTCAACGGCGCGACGGCCGAGGAAGGGAGGAAGCCGCTGTCCGAGATGGTGGACGACTGCGTGCAGCGCTGGTTCCAGGACACGCTCAAAGAGGCGCGCCGCGGCGACAGCGCCATGCAGGTGCTCGTCGCGCAGATGTATAACTCCGGCTACGGAATCCCCAGGAACGAGCACAAGGTATTGCCCTGTGGTCCGCTACCTCTTCTTTCTCCCTCTCCCTTCTCCACCCTCACGGCTGCGGACGTTTTTCATGCTTGATCTAAGTGTACCTCGGGGTGTGTTATGCTGGTTACCAGTGTGCTCAAAGGTGGATGGATTAGGCTGTTTGACTGTGCGAGATGCATTTCGTTGTTTGACGTTGCTGGCTGATCTAATCTGTTTTGTTGGATCCAATTTGATGCGAATCCATAGACTTTTCTGGTTCGATCCGGCTGTTAGATATTCTTGGCGCTCTATAAGATCTTTTCATAAGAGAATTGTTCCTTGCCAGGACGGTTAGGATGCAAGGATTTCTGGTTTTCCATGTCATTATGTGGAATTATGATAACCCGTTTAGTTCGCCGTCCAGCGATTTCTCGCTTTGGACTCGGTGGGCTGGCTCAACACCCTGAGCTCTAGCCACCAAGCCAACGCTTAAAACTAGTTATTGTCAAGGGGAATTTTTGCTTGCTTGTCTTTAGATAACACTAGCACAATTGCCTGTGCGTTCcaacggaaatttcaaaaatcaaaTTTTGAACAAAAACTTCTATGGCGACCTAAATTCTGCCCAAAGTGGATGAGCAATGTTTTCCTAGCCTCTTTTGTCTTAATTTTTAGTAGGAAATATGTCGATGAATAGATAAGGGTTGATATTttactgattttttttttaattttactaCTGGTTTTTTTTTTCGAGACAACTGTAGTCGAGAAAATTTGACACCCGAATGGAGGTGCCCGGCGAGTTGTGACTCAAGTCACGTCTCTGTCTGCAGGTCGCGTTGCTCTCGATGGTGTTCTTGTCTGGGTGCGGAGGCACAAAGTTTCCGCACAAGCCCCTCCCGCATGAACATCTGATTATCCCGACCGCATTTTCATTTATGTCTAGCCATGCTGATTCAGTTTTCTTGTCTGGGCGCGGAGACACGAAGTGGCCACGGAAGCCCCTCTCGTGTGGTGTCTTTCATCCCGACCGTACTTTCATTTATGTCTAGCCATGTTGATTTGTGCATCTACTCAGGATTTTTTCTTGGTTAAAAAAAATACCAGTGGGGATATTATTAGTTTTCGGAAATTCCAGTGCCGCTCGAGATATGTCAAATGCAAGTTTTTtttgaaaattaataaaaaaatCTTTAAATTTGAGCAGATTATATAAATACTGGTATGTTTCGTCCGGTATAATGGTTTTTTGCTGGTATTAGGAATAACTGGTTTTTGGCGAGATTTCAGAAAATCTGGACAGACAAACAAAAACCTGCATCTAATTGAAGGCTTTGTTGTACCTGTGAAAATTGGAGAATTTCCTTTGGATCCCATCGCTTATGTGCCACGAAGAGCTCTTACCTACGGCACTCCACGGCTCATTCTTGGGTCTCGGCATTATTAGCTGCCGCTCTTCGGCTTGGTCTAGCTTGCTTCCTTTTCCAACGAGTTAATTCCTTCCTTTCTGCTTCGTTTTGCTTGGtggcttgttgatatcaatgaaaTTTACGTATATGAACTGGTCAGAATACGTCTAAGGAAGCGAGGTTGGACTAATTTAGACTTACCTTTTTACCCAGCTCTCTGGACCATGCCTGGCATAAGTGAAATTTGGAAAGGTGACTCATGGTCCATAAGAGAAGTGCGCATTTATTTGATCCAGAGCTAGCCCAGCAAATGTGGCCCATTATGGCGCTAATGGGGACATTTTTGGAGGGACGAAACTAACCTTATGAGTGACAGTTCGGAGTATAGGATGTAACGAACCGTTTTTTTCTTTGATTGTTTGACTAATAGGTGGCAGCGCTGTAATTTCGCCAGCAAAACAGGGATAATTTTAAGTTAGACGAAAAAAGGAGAGAAATCTtatttcctttattagtaggtaaatATTAGATATTTTCAAAGGGATTTACTTATTTCTGGTCGCATCTATCATGTTGTTGTTAAGAGAATATTTTTTAGATAACATTAGATATTTTCAAGGGCATTTACTCATATTTTCAAAGGCATTTACTTAAATATTTTCAACGCATGGGGCTTAAGAAAGTTAAGATTGGTAGAAGCAAGGATTTGTTCTGTTATTCTCCTGTATTATTTTGCTCTCTTGCCCACAGGAACCAGGTTAATTCCTTTGCTTGGGATTTGACTAAATAACTTTTGGAATGGCCAATTCTCATCTAGTAACAAAGATTTAAGTAAGAGCTCAGTCCCGTCCCAAGCCGTTGGATCAAGCGCGCTAGGATTCGTTCCCTTTCTTTTAGTAAATCTCGAAAATCATATACTAAAAAAATATTTTTAACGAAATATAGTTAGAAAGTTGAGAAAAATGTTCGTAGAATTCAGAAGTTATTGTTCACGAGGTTTAAGAAAAGTCAGTACATTCGGAAAAATGTTCACGAGGTTCAAAAAAATGGTAATATGAGCGAGAAAATATTCCGTACAAAATAATTGTTCTCGAGATTCAGAAATTGCTGGCGTGTTACACAAAAATATCCATATGGAtttaaaaaagagaaaaagaaaaaggcaacATCATCTGATCGAGCTATTTCTCAGTCAAATGAGAGCTAGTCGCGTCCAATAACTTCTGTTTCTAATCCATTTTCTTATTTCATGGAGACAAGTGAAGCTAGAGGTTTAGTTTCCAATTGAAAAAGTATTTTTTCCTTCTTTTCGCTCTTCTGAACATCTAGATATTGTTGATCCGAACTTTGACATATGTGGGTGTTTTACTTAGATAATGTTTTTAAAAATGCGGTATTTACTGTATTCTTAAACTTTTGGAATTAATTATTCAATGATGGAGCACTTACATGCCTAAAGTTTATACCGTCTCCGTAAATAAGCACAAAATTTAAATTCTGCATTTTGTTTTTGTGCTTGTATTTAGTATTTTAGTAATTGAGGTAGTAGCAATCTTTTAAAACACAGGTGGTCAAGTGCATTTTTTTATCTATCACGAATGCTGATTTCCTACATCAAAAACATAACTGCATACATTTTTTAACACATTGCTAGCTGAGGGGGTGATACCTACCAACTCTGGTGAGCACATCTGCTTTAAGAATTGTGGTTTTATTTTCGGATGATTATTCGAGCAGTTAAATGAGTATTTGTTGCTGAGGCACTGAATAGAAAATAGCCTATATAATATACATATTTACCATGGCATTTCAACTGTTATTAATTAATAATTAAGTCTGCCTAGTTATTACAGTATTTCATCTCATTATTATCAATACTATGTGAATGTACAATCAATCCGCTTTGTACTTTCTTTGTTCTTTATTTTCGAATAATCATCAGGACATTGTTAAAATAGAGAAATTTAACTCGGAGAACAATGCTTTTGGAGCTTTGTACCACTAGGGGGCTAATGGGGTTAAGGATATCTGAAGTACCATCATCTGGTGTTCAGTCTTATTTTATTGATAAGCTATGGTAAGATACAAACGTATCAAATGGGAAATCCTCTCGGCAGCCCCCATCCGCACCATGCTTGCCACTGATATGCCGAAACCAATCAAGGGTGTTATCATCAGAGGTCAGCGCTCATTCATTTGGTCTTCAGGTCGTGACGATGGTGGAGGCAGTTATGTTGTTGCCTCGAAGGATGTCTGCCGCCCTATTGAGTATGGTGGTTTCGGTGTCCTCGATCTGAAACGCATGGGATGGGCACTTCGCGCAGCTCCATCGCACTGAGAGTACTAGACCATGGGCAAACTTACCCATCAAGCTTGGTCGCCATGACGAAGCCCGGGTCCATGCTGCTACTACTGCCACCCTTGGAGACAGCACTAAACTGTTTTTATGGTCAGATAGATGGCTTGCTGGGCAACGCATTGCTGATCTTGCCCCCGCCGTGGTCGCTGCTGTCAACCCCCATGCCATCAAGCGCCGGACGATCACCTCTGCCTTGCCTGAGAGTGCTTGGATCAGAGACATCACCGCCACTCACTCCACTGAGGCCACCATCCAATTTCTTCACCTGGTAGACATCATTGGCGAACAAGAGCTTCAGCCGGATTCCCAAGACCCCATATCCTGGAACTTCTCTGAATCTGGCTTTTACACAGCTAAATCTGCTTACAAGGCCTTCTTGGAAGGCTCAACCTTCTCCCCTCATCACAGTTCAATTTGGGAATGCTGGAGCCCCCTCGAATGCAAGGTCTTCGCCTGGCTTGTATCTCTTGATCGATGCTGGACTGCAGAGAGGCGCATGCGCCATGGTCTGTCATATGATGACACATGTGCGCTATGTGATCAGGAAATTGACTCTATTTCACACCTGCTCGTCCAATGTTCATTGTCTCTCCAAACTGGACCTGCTGGGTTGCATGCCTCGGACTGATGAGAGCTTCAACACCTGGTTCACCTCAGCTGCCTCCCATGACAGCCCTGCACTGCAAAAAGGTGTGAAATCTCTTTCCTGCTCACCATCTGGCGGCTGTGGAAGACAAGAAATGATGTCATCTTAAAATACCTTAATCCCATGCTATCGTTATGGAAGCGCTTGGCGCGGAGTTTGATGACTATTTCCGCTTGCCGGCGTCTGATACTCGGGGTGGGATTATTGTGGCCTGGATTAGCCGGGTGGTGCAGCTCGACAGCGCCCACTATGGCAACAACAGTGTCATAGCCAGGGTCTCCCCGGTGGGTGGTGGCACTGGGTGGTGGCTTACTTGTGTATACGGTCCACAAGCTGAGGCTGACAAGGTCGCCTTTCTGGCTGAGTTGCGAGATGTCCGCGGAGGCCACCCTGGACCTTGGGCCCTCTGCGGGGACTTCAACTTGATTTACCGGGACGAGGATAAAAATAATGGGAACCTCAACCGCAGGATGATGGGCAGATTCCGGCGCTTTCTGAATGATTGCGAGCTCAAAGAGATCTACCTGCACGGGCGACGGCGACGTTACACTTGGTCCAACGAGAGGGAGACACCCACCCTCGTCCGGCTTGATCGGGTGTTCGTCACGGTTGACTGGGAGGAGCTCCACTCCAGCTGCATGCTGCGCTGTCTGGCAACGGTGGTGGCGGACCACTGCCCACTCCTTCTTGACCGCACCACCAAGTGCACGGGGCGTAAGCGCTTCCAGTTTGAGCGCTTTTGGCTGAAACTCGATGGGTTCGACGAGGTTGTGCGGAACGCCTGGGAGGTTATCGAAGGGGACCCAGATCCCTTTCGGCGGCTTACCGCCAAGCTTAAGCACACAGCACGCTGCCTGCAGAGCTGGAGCGACAAGAAGGTAGGGTGTGTCAAACTGCAGCTGATGATAGCGCGGGAGGTGGTGTTGAGGCTGGATGTTGCCATGGAATCACGA
This Lolium perenne isolate Kyuss_39 chromosome 1, Kyuss_2.0, whole genome shotgun sequence DNA region includes the following protein-coding sequences:
- the LOC127303161 gene encoding uncharacterized protein; its protein translation is MEVVNGATAEEGRKPLSEMVDDCVQRWFQDTLKEARRGDSAMQVLVAQMYNSGYGIPRNEHKGRQWMEKASRYRSSVWKVGTKRPGYNASDSDSDEGNDDINQ